From a single Fuerstiella sp. genomic region:
- the asnB gene encoding asparagine synthase (glutamine-hydrolyzing) produces the protein MCGIAGAVWWNSAAEIKRPVLEQMTDAIRHRGPDADGHFFTGSGTPSSTGVALGHRRLSIIDVGGSVQPMGNEDGSIQIVFNGEIYNYCELRQQLTGSHQFRTDGDTEVIVHLYEQFGLDFVKHLRGMFALAIWDNNQQRLVLARDRAGQKPLFYRRDHDRFVFASELKALLQIPGISRELDRHSVLEFLTLQYVPAPRSILKGYRRLPPAHIAVVQHGEYREWSYWSAPYDQPQFSRNSVADWKDELRSELTEAVRLRLRSDVPLGAFLSGGVDSTVICGLMQSQLDQPVKTFSIGFPVKAFDERAYARQTAEMLNTDHHESVVAPDAMEMLPQLIWHYDEPFGDSSAIPTMYLSRMTREHVTVALTGDAGDELFCGYDRYRAVRIAGRLDMIPGPVRNLLSMVAGLLPSNVRQKSFRRRLKRLLETLTQDPERRYLNWISIFNHDKLLELVSEELRGLTELQDPAQHIFDSYRLCPDRDFVTRTTATDLVSYLPGDLLTKVDIASMSTSLECRSPMLDHKVIELAARMPLEVKQSMNQGKRVLIETFADLIPQDIQSRPKMGFGVPIDHWFRNELKELLYDVLLSQKATDRGLLQRHVVRRLIDEHVTGVFDHAYRLWNLLCLELWQCMYLDETPPMSAPSSL, from the coding sequence ACTCAGCCGCAGAAATCAAACGCCCCGTCCTGGAGCAGATGACGGATGCAATTCGCCATCGTGGTCCGGATGCCGATGGACATTTCTTTACCGGTAGCGGAACGCCGTCATCGACGGGAGTCGCACTCGGACACCGTCGACTGTCCATCATCGACGTCGGTGGCAGTGTTCAGCCCATGGGCAACGAAGATGGCAGTATTCAAATCGTGTTCAACGGAGAGATCTACAATTATTGCGAACTTCGACAGCAACTGACCGGTTCTCATCAGTTCCGCACCGACGGCGATACCGAGGTAATTGTCCACCTTTATGAACAGTTTGGTCTGGATTTTGTAAAGCACCTGCGCGGCATGTTTGCCCTGGCGATTTGGGACAACAACCAACAGCGTCTGGTGCTTGCACGCGACCGCGCAGGACAAAAGCCTCTCTTTTACCGCAGAGACCATGATCGATTTGTTTTCGCCAGCGAACTCAAAGCGTTGCTGCAGATTCCTGGAATCTCTCGTGAACTGGACCGCCACAGTGTCCTTGAGTTTCTGACGTTGCAGTATGTCCCGGCACCTCGTTCGATACTGAAAGGTTATCGTCGACTTCCGCCCGCCCATATCGCCGTCGTGCAGCACGGCGAATACCGTGAATGGTCCTACTGGTCTGCTCCGTATGACCAGCCGCAATTCAGCCGCAATTCAGTCGCCGACTGGAAGGACGAACTCCGTTCTGAACTCACTGAAGCAGTTCGGCTGAGACTTCGCAGTGACGTGCCGCTCGGAGCATTTCTGTCCGGCGGAGTTGATTCCACAGTGATCTGTGGTTTGATGCAGTCGCAACTCGACCAGCCCGTAAAAACATTCTCGATCGGATTTCCGGTCAAGGCATTTGATGAGCGTGCTTACGCCCGGCAAACAGCGGAGATGCTCAACACGGACCATCATGAATCAGTGGTGGCACCGGATGCAATGGAGATGCTGCCACAATTGATCTGGCACTATGACGAACCATTCGGTGACAGCAGCGCAATTCCAACGATGTATCTGTCGCGAATGACCAGAGAGCACGTCACGGTAGCACTCACTGGTGATGCCGGCGACGAACTGTTCTGCGGCTATGATCGTTATCGAGCCGTTCGGATTGCCGGACGGCTCGATATGATTCCCGGTCCGGTCCGCAATCTGCTGAGCATGGTTGCCGGACTACTCCCGTCTAACGTACGTCAAAAATCATTTCGAAGGCGGCTCAAACGATTACTGGAAACCCTGACTCAGGACCCGGAACGCCGATATCTCAACTGGATCAGTATTTTTAATCACGACAAGCTGCTCGAACTGGTAAGCGAAGAGCTGCGCGGACTCACTGAACTCCAGGACCCGGCTCAGCACATCTTCGATTCCTATCGCCTTTGTCCCGATCGTGATTTTGTGACCCGGACCACTGCGACTGATCTGGTGTCCTACCTGCCCGGAGATCTGCTGACCAAAGTCGACATTGCCAGCATGTCCACCAGTCTGGAATGCCGCAGCCCGATGCTGGATCACAAGGTGATTGAGCTTGCGGCCCGAATGCCTCTGGAAGTCAAGCAGTCAATGAATCAGGGAAAACGAGTTCTGATCGAAACGTTTGCGGATCTGATTCCTCAGGATATTCAGTCCCGCCCAAAAATGGGATTCGGAGTGCCAATCGATCACTGGTTCAGAAATGAGCTCAAAGAACTGCTGTATGACGTGCTGCTCAGTCAGAAGGCAACAGATCGCGGCCTTCTGCAGCGACATGTTGTCCGGCGATTAATTGACGAACACGTCACCGGCGTGTTTGATCATGCTTATCGTTTATGGAATCTGCTGTGTCTGGAACTTTGGCAGTGCATGTATCTTGATGAAACGCCACCGATGTCCGCACCGAGTTCGCTGTAA